A part of Amphiprion ocellaris isolate individual 3 ecotype Okinawa chromosome 16, ASM2253959v1, whole genome shotgun sequence genomic DNA contains:
- the mtx2 gene encoding metaxin-2 isoform X1, which produces MSLAADAFVSQLAAAEPWPENATLYQPLKEDQILLSDCASSLAVQAYLRMCGLPVEVVCRVNAEYMSPSGKIPFIHVGNQVVSELGPIVQFTKAKGHSLSDGLDDVQRAEMKAYMELVNNMLLTAELYVQWCDDATAAEISRPRYSSPYSWPLSNILAYQKQWEVRRKMNAIGWGGKTLEQVYEDVSQCCQALSQRLGTQPYFFNKQPTELDALVFGHLFTILTTRLTSSELAERIKSYSNLLSFCRRIEQSYFEDKSS; this is translated from the exons ATGTCTCTGGCGGCTGATGCCTTCGTGTCGCAGCTAGCAG CTGCAGAGCCGTGGCCGGAGAATGCCACCTTGTACCAGCCGCTGAAGG AGGATCAGATTCTGCTGTCAGACTGTGCCTCATCTCTCGCTGTTCAG GCCTACCTGAGGATGTGTGGTCTGCCTGTGGAGGTGGTTTGCAGAGTCAATGCTGAATACATGTCGCCTTCAG GAAAGATTCCCTTCATTCATGTGGGGAACCAGGTGGTGTCAGAGCTGGGGCCGATCGTTCAGTTCACTAAAGCTAAG GGTCATTCACTGAGCGACGGTTTAGACGACGTCCAGAGAGCTGAGATGAAAGCTTACATGGAGCTGGTcaacaacatgctgctgacGGCGGAG CTCTACGTCCAGTGGTGTGACGACGCTACAGCTGCTGAG atcTCTCGTCCCAGGTACAGCAGTCCGTACTCGTGGCCTCTCAGTAACATCCTGGCCTACCAGAAGCAGTGGGAGGTTCGCAGGAAGATGAACGCCATCGGCTGGGGAGGGAAGACGCTGGAGCAG gtgtaTGAAGACGTCAGTCAGTGCTGTCAAGCTCTTTCTCAGAGACTCGGAACTCAACCGTACTTCTTCAACAAACA aCCTACAGAGCTGGACGCTCTGGTGTTCGGCCACCTCTTCACCATCCTGACCACCAGGCTGACCAGCTCAGAGCTGGCTGAGAGGATCAAGAGCTACAGCAACCTGCTGTCCTTCTGCAGACGCATCGAACAGTCCTACTTTGAAGACAAGAGCTCCTGA
- the mtx2 gene encoding metaxin-2 isoform X2: protein MSLAADAFVSQLAEDQILLSDCASSLAVQAYLRMCGLPVEVVCRVNAEYMSPSGKIPFIHVGNQVVSELGPIVQFTKAKGHSLSDGLDDVQRAEMKAYMELVNNMLLTAELYVQWCDDATAAEISRPRYSSPYSWPLSNILAYQKQWEVRRKMNAIGWGGKTLEQVYEDVSQCCQALSQRLGTQPYFFNKQPTELDALVFGHLFTILTTRLTSSELAERIKSYSNLLSFCRRIEQSYFEDKSS, encoded by the exons ATGTCTCTGGCGGCTGATGCCTTCGTGTCGCAGCTAGCAG AGGATCAGATTCTGCTGTCAGACTGTGCCTCATCTCTCGCTGTTCAG GCCTACCTGAGGATGTGTGGTCTGCCTGTGGAGGTGGTTTGCAGAGTCAATGCTGAATACATGTCGCCTTCAG GAAAGATTCCCTTCATTCATGTGGGGAACCAGGTGGTGTCAGAGCTGGGGCCGATCGTTCAGTTCACTAAAGCTAAG GGTCATTCACTGAGCGACGGTTTAGACGACGTCCAGAGAGCTGAGATGAAAGCTTACATGGAGCTGGTcaacaacatgctgctgacGGCGGAG CTCTACGTCCAGTGGTGTGACGACGCTACAGCTGCTGAG atcTCTCGTCCCAGGTACAGCAGTCCGTACTCGTGGCCTCTCAGTAACATCCTGGCCTACCAGAAGCAGTGGGAGGTTCGCAGGAAGATGAACGCCATCGGCTGGGGAGGGAAGACGCTGGAGCAG gtgtaTGAAGACGTCAGTCAGTGCTGTCAAGCTCTTTCTCAGAGACTCGGAACTCAACCGTACTTCTTCAACAAACA aCCTACAGAGCTGGACGCTCTGGTGTTCGGCCACCTCTTCACCATCCTGACCACCAGGCTGACCAGCTCAGAGCTGGCTGAGAGGATCAAGAGCTACAGCAACCTGCTGTCCTTCTGCAGACGCATCGAACAGTCCTACTTTGAAGACAAGAGCTCCTGA